In one window of Chryseobacterium viscerum DNA:
- a CDS encoding TonB-dependent receptor plug domain-containing protein → MKLSLLAGAVFLTAGGLLSAQKVEFYHNGQLKKGELVNGGLKDCKELHKKDSFMVLKGKCQIVFLNSNNREETIIIKEGEELQLQILASKNSSREKSEIRIEGVQLTAKKKQFSEISIQQEALQNLQSFSLGDVLQQLPGQYVQQFDNTQFKNIVFRTASGPSVTSSGNIPGGDDFGNRAFGVQLMVNDIALSNNENMQSYDSANSGPFGISFNAATNGGNLTPSQPNYGVDLREIPTENIESIEVIQGVPDAKYGDLTSGLIKVTTIAKASPLRLDASLREGTYQVGLTKGFKLKNNNALNVSVDYMNSLSDPRTSLVGYDRTNVNFLWSSRNSKGFSNKLSASFSTNTSKGKKDPDDLDGIIINVDNKSFSLGNNISYNFNRNGNKPFFRTISADVGISYSTQLTERRYWLNQGARPYGNSTTDGVYYAPYTPPSYENQAFSDGKPLNIFTDLSVNGSKVTASKWVHMYSIGANFRYGNNFGKGRYGTAGQFTTINAAGQGGNGMRDFNYRDNVFATKQYAFYIQDNITKAFANKHILRTNLGLRYDLQNSYSTYSPRVNTSYQMGKFSVRGGFGLTSKAPSLNQIYTAPRYFDFLLGDYRLPGYYSAAIMQTVVTPGDNANLKPSRSWKTEVGVDYRFPFATVNLTAYYNRLFDGFTTMSVHKIMDKAKVNVNISGTDVPTFEIVGTEKFNYLQNRIVNGYQSVDKGLELMASFKKIEALNLVIGFNASYIETSGHKDEGLYKISAPEIMDKDYQYGIYNDIKNKKSMARASFSFDYHLPSSGLIIGLRTDHFLSDRSLTGMNDIYPIGYIKHNGEMQMIPESDRTNPKYQGLFLKPSDEKLSGLYNKTLHNVHLRVTKDFLSGFRLSIYVSNVFNLKAYDERGSVYGNFTSTSFGGNISYRF, encoded by the coding sequence CAAAAAAGGAGAACTTGTCAATGGTGGTTTGAAAGATTGTAAAGAGCTTCATAAGAAAGATAGTTTTATGGTTCTTAAAGGAAAATGTCAGATCGTCTTTCTGAATTCCAACAATAGAGAAGAAACTATTATAATAAAAGAGGGAGAGGAATTACAGCTTCAGATCCTGGCATCAAAAAATTCATCCCGAGAAAAATCAGAAATAAGAATTGAAGGGGTACAACTTACCGCAAAAAAGAAACAGTTTTCAGAAATTTCAATTCAGCAGGAAGCCCTTCAGAATCTTCAGTCTTTCTCTCTCGGAGATGTGCTGCAGCAATTACCAGGTCAATACGTACAACAGTTTGACAATACCCAGTTTAAAAATATTGTATTCAGAACAGCCAGCGGTCCTTCAGTCACCAGTTCCGGAAATATTCCCGGTGGTGATGATTTTGGTAACAGAGCGTTTGGAGTTCAGTTGATGGTCAACGATATTGCCTTATCTAATAACGAAAACATGCAGAGTTATGATTCTGCAAACAGTGGCCCTTTTGGGATAAGCTTTAATGCTGCAACTAATGGCGGAAACTTAACACCAAGCCAACCGAACTATGGAGTTGATTTAAGAGAAATCCCTACAGAGAATATTGAAAGTATTGAAGTGATACAGGGAGTTCCGGACGCTAAATACGGAGACCTGACATCCGGGCTTATTAAAGTAACAACCATTGCCAAAGCATCACCGCTTCGATTGGATGCATCTCTCAGAGAAGGAACTTATCAGGTAGGTCTTACCAAAGGTTTTAAGCTTAAAAACAATAATGCGCTTAATGTATCTGTAGACTATATGAATTCACTTTCTGATCCAAGAACCAGTCTGGTAGGGTATGACAGAACGAATGTTAACTTCCTTTGGTCATCAAGAAACAGTAAAGGATTCAGTAATAAACTTTCAGCATCATTTTCTACCAATACCAGTAAAGGAAAGAAAGATCCGGATGATCTTGACGGAATCATTATTAATGTGGATAATAAGAGCTTTTCATTAGGAAATAATATCAGTTATAATTTTAACAGAAACGGAAATAAACCATTTTTCAGAACGATAAGTGCAGATGTAGGGATCAGCTATTCAACACAGCTTACAGAGCGCAGATATTGGTTGAATCAAGGTGCGCGTCCTTATGGAAACTCAACAACCGATGGTGTTTATTACGCTCCTTATACACCTCCAAGTTATGAGAACCAGGCTTTTTCGGATGGTAAACCTCTTAATATTTTTACAGATTTAAGTGTTAATGGAAGTAAAGTAACAGCATCCAAATGGGTTCACATGTACAGTATCGGAGCCAATTTCAGATATGGAAATAATTTTGGAAAAGGTCGTTACGGAACAGCGGGACAGTTCACAACAATTAATGCTGCAGGACAGGGGGGCAATGGAATGAGAGATTTTAATTACCGTGATAATGTTTTTGCCACCAAACAGTATGCATTTTATATCCAGGATAATATTACGAAAGCTTTCGCCAACAAACATATTTTAAGAACCAATCTGGGACTTCGTTATGATCTGCAGAATTCATATTCTACCTATTCACCAAGGGTTAATACCTCATATCAGATGGGGAAATTTTCTGTGAGAGGAGGTTTTGGACTCACTTCTAAAGCTCCTTCATTGAATCAAATCTATACAGCCCCAAGGTATTTTGATTTCCTTCTTGGGGATTATCGTCTGCCTGGATATTATTCAGCAGCCATTATGCAGACAGTAGTAACTCCGGGAGATAATGCCAATCTGAAACCATCTCGAAGCTGGAAAACAGAAGTAGGAGTGGATTACAGATTTCCTTTTGCAACGGTTAACCTTACCGCTTATTACAACAGATTGTTTGATGGCTTTACTACCATGAGTGTCCATAAAATAATGGATAAAGCCAAAGTTAATGTCAATATATCAGGGACAGATGTGCCTACTTTCGAGATTGTAGGAACTGAAAAATTTAATTATCTCCAGAACAGAATTGTTAATGGATATCAATCTGTAGATAAAGGACTGGAGCTGATGGCCAGTTTCAAAAAAATAGAAGCCCTTAATCTTGTTATTGGTTTTAATGCCAGTTATATAGAAACTTCAGGTCACAAAGATGAAGGTCTTTATAAAATCAGCGCACCAGAAATCATGGATAAGGATTACCAATATGGGATTTATAATGATATTAAAAATAAAAAATCCATGGCCAGAGCAAGTTTCAGCTTCGACTATCACCTGCCTTCATCAGGATTAATCATTGGTCTGAGAACAGATCATTTTCTTTCAGACAGATCTTTAACAGGAATGAATGACATTTATCCGATAGGGTATATCAAACATAATGGAGAAATGCAGATGATTCCTGAAAGCGACCGTACCAATCCAAAATATCAGGGATTGTTTCTGAAACCTTCAGATGAAAAGCTCTCAGGTTTATATAACAAAACGCTGCATAATGTTCATTTAAGAGTTACAAAGGATTTCTTAAGCGGTTTCAGATTGTCAATATACGTAAGTAATGTTTTCAATTTAAAGGCATATGATGAAAGAGGAAGTGTTTACGGCAACTTTACTTCTACTTCGTTTGGAGGAAATATTTCATATAGATTTTAA